The nucleotide sequence TGCGTATAAGCACTTTCCTGAAGTCTTGAGCATTTGGCTTGCAATTCTTTTCTTATGTTTGAATCAATCATTATAAATTATAATTCCAGTACAGAAAAATCTATTTCCAGGTTATCAAAAATACCTACCTTAACTTTATCTCTAAAAGTATAACTTTCTGGGGCTGCGTACTGGGAGTTATTATCAAGCCTATAAACTAAAATGGTCTTATTCATTGGATTTACAATCCAATATTCCCTCACCTTATGAATATTATACAAATTTAGTTTTTTAACATAATCCGTTGATGGATTAAAGGGAGAAACTACCTCAATGATTAAGTCCGGAGAACCAATACATCCTTTATCCGTTAACTTAGTTCTATCACAAATAACGGATATATCCGGCTGAACAACATTTCTGGAGTTTTCAAGGTCTTTGCTTTTGGTCAGTATCACATCAAAAGGGGCTGGATATACCTTACACTGACCCTTATTGGATTTAATGTAACTGTTTACTACAGTTATAAGCTCTGATATAATTTCTTGATGCAGCCTTGAAGGTGCCGGAGCCATGTCATAAATCTGTCCATC is from Clostridium thermarum and encodes:
- a CDS encoding Uma2 family endonuclease, with the translated sequence MSTATEQKLYTYADYKGLPENQRIELIDGQIYDMAPAPSRLHQEIISELITVVNSYIKSNKGQCKVYPAPFDVILTKSKDLENSRNVVQPDISVICDRTKLTDKGCIGSPDLIIEVVSPFNPSTDYVKKLNLYNIHKVREYWIVNPMNKTILVYRLDNNSQYAAPESYTFRDKVKVGIFDNLEIDFSVLEL